GTCGTGCCCGCCCGCCTGCAGCCACCGCTGGGACGGAGCCGGGTGATCGGTGAACCCGAACCCGTCGAAACCGGCCGCCTCGGCGGCCGCGGCCAGCGTCGCGACGGCCGACCCGGTGATCAGTTCCGGGTTGTACGGGTGGCTGTGCATCGGGTGGGTGAAGGTGAATCGCATGAGAATGTCGTTACCATGCTCGGCATACGGATGTACACCCCTCGGTCGACATGGGCCGACGCGGCGCCGTGGCCACGTCAGACGGGAGAGACGCGATGAGCAGACCCGAGATCGGCGTCTACCTGCCCCAGATGGGGTTCACCTTCGACGACCTGCTGCATCGCACCCGGCGCTGCGAACAGCTCGGCATCGACTCGGTGTGGATCTACGACCACCTCTACGGCCCGGGGGTGCCCGACTATCCGTCGCTGGAGGCCTGGACGCTGGCCACCGCCCTGCTGTGCCGCACCGACCGCATCCGGATCGGACACATGGTGCTGTGCAACCAGTTCCGCCATCCGGTGGTGCTGGCCAAGATGGTCACCTCGCTGGACCAGATATCCGGCGGGCGGCTGCAACTGGGTATCGGCAGCGGGTCGTACGCCGACGAACACCAGCGCGCCGGGCTGGACTGGGGCAGCTTCGCCGAACGCTCCGAACGCCTCGGCGAGACCCTGCAGATCCTGCACCAGGCGTTCGACAACCAGCGAATCGACTTCTCCGGCAAGCACTTCACGGTGCGCGACTTTCCGATCAAGCCCGGTCCCGCGCGCAGCCCGCGACCGCCGATCGTGGTCGGCGGGGTCGGCGAGAAGTACACGTTGCCGTTGGTCGCCCGCTACGCGGATGTCTGGAACGTGCCCACCTACGCGCTCGGCGAGCTCGAACACAAACTACTGGTGCTGCGGTCGATCTGCGCCGACATCGGCCGCGACCCGGACAGCATCACGCTGTCGATCGAGGCGGTGATGGCACTGGCCCCCGACGACGCGGCCCTGCCCGGCGTGCGCGCACTCGCCGAGAAGCGTTTCGGGATACCGGAGTTCGGCCTCAAGGAGGGCGGGCTGATCGGCACGCCGACGGCCATCGTGGACCGGTTGGGCGAGTGGATCGAACTGGGCTTCGGTCAGATCGTGCTGTTCACCCACGACCGCGGTTCCGACGAGACGCTGGAACTGCTGGCCTCCGAGGTGATCGCCAAGCTCTGAGCGGTCAGGCCGGGCGTCCGGCGGGCTGACCGTAAGCGGGACGGCCCAGCCCCAGCGCGTGTTCGGCGATCATGTTGCGGAACACCTCCAAGGTGCCGCCGTAGATGCCGGTCGGCCCGCCGAGCCGGAACAGGTACTCCGCTCCCCCGTCGTCGATGCCGCCCGGTGTGCCGACCGGTAACGCGGCCGAGCTGCCCAACAGGTCCATCAACTCGGCGGACACCTCGCGCAGGGTCTGGGCGATCGCCACCCGCCCGTACATGTCCGAGGTGCTCATCGCGGCCTCCAGCCGGGCCACGCAGCGGCCGAACCGGTAGCGGACCGCGTCGTCGTCGCCGATCAGCGGGGCCGCCCTGTCGATCTCCTCGGCCAGCAGCAGCACGTGCTCGGTCATGGTGGCGAGCTTCTGCAGGCCGTCGTTGCCGCGCTCGACGGTGCCGTGTTCGGCGTTGAGCGCGTCGCGCAACACCTTCCAGCCGCCGTTGACCTCACCGACCCGGTACCGGTCGGGGACCCGCACATCGCTGTAGTAGGTGATGTTGGTGCGGTCGCCGTCGACGGTGCGCAACGGTTGGATCTCGATCCCGGGGCTGTCCAGCGGCACCAGGAACATGGTGAGGTTGCGGTGCTTGGGCGCGTCCGGGTCGGTGTTGGTGATCAGGAAGACGAACTGCGCGTTGTGGGCGTTCGAGGTGAACATCTTCGAGCCGTTGATGATCCACTCGTCGCCGTCGCGCACCGCCCGGGTCTTGCAGGTCGCGATGTCGGATCCGCCCTCGGGCTCGGTGTAGCCCAGGCACAGCCGGCAGTGGCCGGAGAGCACCTTCAGCAGGATCTCGGCCTTGAGCTCCGCCGAGCCGAACTTGTCGAGGGTGCGCGCCACCATCAGCGTGGTCGGCCAGTGGAACCACGGGGTGTGTGCGCGCCCGATCTCCAGTTCGAAGATGCGCCGCCGCACCCGGCTGAACCCACCGTGTGCCTCGTCGTGGAACTCCGCGGCGAGATAACCGGCTTCGGCCAGCGCCAGATGCACACCCTCGTCGAAGTTCTCCCCGGTCTCACGGTCCCGGGCGATCACCTCGTCGGTGACCACGCGGGCCAGGAACGCCCGCAGCTCGTCGCGGAAGGCCCGATCCTCGGGCGACAGCTCGACACGGGAGAAATCCACCCGAATACCGTGACACTCTGCCGCTATTTTGTAAAGGACTTCGGATTCGGACAGGAGGCAGACCCGTGGGCATCGTCACCACCAGCTCGCAAACCGCGTTCCGTCATCGGCCGGAGACGGTATACGACTTCGTGACGAACCCGGCGAACTGGCCCAAAACCTATCCCGGCAGCGCACATATCGGGGGCCTGCCCGGCGAGCTGCCGCTGAAGGTGGGCGACACCTGGACCGAGACCGGTCCCGACGGCAACCGGATCTTCACCTGGCATCTGGCGATCGCGATGCGGCCCCGGCTGTGGGTGTTCAACTCGGTGGGCCGGCTCGGGCACGACGCGGACGGCAACGGCGGGATGGAAGGCCGCATCACCGTGCAGTACCACTTCACCGAACCCGGCGAGGGCGTCACGCTGTTCACCCGGACCATGACGATCGAGACCTACAAGCACGCCCCGCTGCCCGACGCGTTCTTCCGCACCGTCAACCCCGCGCACATCGACGCCTACCACGCCGCGGTCGCCCGCGAGCTCGAAGCGCTCGCGTCAACCGTGTAGCGCCCGGCGCAGCGCCGCCCCCTGGATGTCGAACAGTTCGCGGCTGACCTCCCAATCCGGCAGCAGCGAATCGAACCCGTGGCAGGTACCGGGGAAGACGTGCAGTTCGGTGGCCACGCCGGCGTGCAGCAGCCGCCGGGCGTAGTCGATGGCCTCGTCACGCAGCGGGTCGAGTTCCGAACAGGTGATCAACGCCGGTGCCACACCGGACAATTCGGTTCTGCGCGCCGGCACCTGATCCGCCGAGGCGGGCCGGCCGGCCAGGTAGTGCCGCCACATCAGCTCGGCCGCACGGCCGTCGAAACCCGGGGTGGCGTCGAATGCCTGCTTGGACGGGGTGGGCCGGTCGTCGAGCACGGGCTGGTGCAGCAGCTGGAACGCCACCGGCGGCACCAGTCCGTCGGCCGCGCAGTGCGCCAACCGCGCCGCCAGCGGCGCCCCCGCGCTGCTGCCCGCGACCGCCACCCGGGCGGGGTCGATGCCCAGTTCGACCGCGCCGTCGACCGCGGCGCGCAGCACCGCGATCGCGTCGTCGCGCGCGGCCGGATAAGGGTGTTCGGGGGCCAGCCGGTAGTCGACCGAGATCACCGTGCACCGGCCCTGCCGGGCGAACTGGACGCACTGCAGGTGATCGGTGTCGAGGTTGCCCAGCACGAACGCCCCGGCGTGGCAGTACGCCACCGCGGGAGCCGGGGCGGGCGCGCCGCGGTAGATCCGGACCCGCACCCCGCCGAGCTCGCGTTCGTCGATCTCCACACCGACCGCGTCGACCTCGTGCGCCGATGCGGCGCGGCGCTGGTTGAGCCCGTCGCGCACCACCGCGAGCACGGGCATCGACAGGTCGGTACGGGCCTCGGCGAAGGGCCGCAGCACCGGGGCCAACCGCTGCAGGATCCGTTGGTCGCTCATCGCGTGCTAGCTCATGGTGACAGCTGGCCGGCGACCACCGGATGGGGTCGGACGGCGATCTCGGGCGGCCGGCCGCTCGGCGCGAACCGGTAGTCGCGGGCCTTGAACCGGCGGGTGATCAGCCAGTAGGCCCGCGCGCTG
The window above is part of the Mycolicibacterium hassiacum DSM 44199 genome. Proteins encoded here:
- a CDS encoding LLM class flavin-dependent oxidoreductase — protein: MSRPEIGVYLPQMGFTFDDLLHRTRRCEQLGIDSVWIYDHLYGPGVPDYPSLEAWTLATALLCRTDRIRIGHMVLCNQFRHPVVLAKMVTSLDQISGGRLQLGIGSGSYADEHQRAGLDWGSFAERSERLGETLQILHQAFDNQRIDFSGKHFTVRDFPIKPGPARSPRPPIVVGGVGEKYTLPLVARYADVWNVPTYALGELEHKLLVLRSICADIGRDPDSITLSIEAVMALAPDDAALPGVRALAEKRFGIPEFGLKEGGLIGTPTAIVDRLGEWIELGFGQIVLFTHDRGSDETLELLASEVIAKL
- a CDS encoding acyl-CoA dehydrogenase family protein, with the protein product MDFSRVELSPEDRAFRDELRAFLARVVTDEVIARDRETGENFDEGVHLALAEAGYLAAEFHDEAHGGFSRVRRRIFELEIGRAHTPWFHWPTTLMVARTLDKFGSAELKAEILLKVLSGHCRLCLGYTEPEGGSDIATCKTRAVRDGDEWIINGSKMFTSNAHNAQFVFLITNTDPDAPKHRNLTMFLVPLDSPGIEIQPLRTVDGDRTNITYYSDVRVPDRYRVGEVNGGWKVLRDALNAEHGTVERGNDGLQKLATMTEHVLLLAEEIDRAAPLIGDDDAVRYRFGRCVARLEAAMSTSDMYGRVAIAQTLREVSAELMDLLGSSAALPVGTPGGIDDGGAEYLFRLGGPTGIYGGTLEVFRNMIAEHALGLGRPAYGQPAGRPA
- a CDS encoding SRPBCC family protein: MGIVTTSSQTAFRHRPETVYDFVTNPANWPKTYPGSAHIGGLPGELPLKVGDTWTETGPDGNRIFTWHLAIAMRPRLWVFNSVGRLGHDADGNGGMEGRITVQYHFTEPGEGVTLFTRTMTIETYKHAPLPDAFFRTVNPAHIDAYHAAVARELEALASTV
- a CDS encoding alpha/beta hydrolase; protein product: MSDQRILQRLAPVLRPFAEARTDLSMPVLAVVRDGLNQRRAASAHEVDAVGVEIDERELGGVRVRIYRGAPAPAPAVAYCHAGAFVLGNLDTDHLQCVQFARQGRCTVISVDYRLAPEHPYPAARDDAIAVLRAAVDGAVELGIDPARVAVAGSSAGAPLAARLAHCAADGLVPPVAFQLLHQPVLDDRPTPSKQAFDATPGFDGRAAELMWRHYLAGRPASADQVPARRTELSGVAPALITCSELDPLRDEAIDYARRLLHAGVATELHVFPGTCHGFDSLLPDWEVSRELFDIQGAALRRALHG